Proteins from a genomic interval of Maniola jurtina chromosome 8, ilManJurt1.1, whole genome shotgun sequence:
- the LOC123867476 gene encoding uncharacterized protein LOC123867476 produces the protein MEEILLNRLSTFVKEVKSLSDQALNLCQTLHENDENLESARIVRSKLKAILSRFTTELYNYFKICNDPNPDEISDLTNDQLRGEENLAELEARLAMKSEKSVMLPQPSDYSSYSKLPDLHLPEFSGNLLEWHQFWDQFTSNMNRRKLNDVDKLLYLKSSLKGDAARLIDGLETTNRNYQIAVNTLKARYGKENEIVYAHHNALKKIKRAEKMEDCKGTLDEIERHLRVLQSMGENTNSNQMRFLIMEKFPTEIIYEMKIRLDSDRTESVEDILTQLSRVISVKEEARMITQESTMEGAPQYTVETLHVKETVLQNKGHSSKMNNTNEFKHNKGRWNNFKPKVNNRYQREKTFSTKRKFETERSGYSKFTKEKKRRWSCIFCGEHHNNKDCTKARTIEERKARLRGRCFICFKPGHIMRKCTVKRKCEFCEKQGSHHQSLCPSKFQEKPEQKGSTSTSVMHTSRKGTTLLQTAVVEVRGYGNNTKLCRILMDCGSQRSYITERIAKDLNLPVEEQNNLSIFTFGAQKPKEIESPLVKVRLVTQSKAIRTVCANVVPSISQGVPHPEEDLLDCKIKENYILADNGTLSDRVDILLGNDYYYTIMSTKKVRIAEDLYLIESEFGWMLSGKISENNNTVEQLSVLTYCQSSCEVRLNQPDPPLDNGDLKRLWDLESIGITDSPKLSRDEEAIKHFNETTEYRDNRYYISWPWNDYPTDLPSNFGLAFGRLVSLVKRSDSKTLTIYDQTLREQLENEIIEEVPNTEEKDHPIHYIPFHGVLTPGKPLRIVYDASAKTKDNKSLNQYLYCGPLLLEDLTGLLIKFRCYKVGITADVEKAFLQIGLKEQDRDVTRFLWLKDTKKPVTKDNLLYLRFTRVPFGIISSPFILNATIKHHLMNAKNKSVRKLANDIYVDNVVTGANTAKEVEELYRNSKEAFQEISMNLRQWSSNSTDFIQQIPDCCPEEIVKVLGLDWHIKDDTLHLRTNKIINNANTKRGILKSVASYFDPCGFIVPTLLAAKILLQDLWKMKIKWDSPLPKDIVEKWKDIQEDLEGVKEISLARCYMKNPQCNDFEIHCFTDSSTRAYAAVVYIVGNDQKSFVIGKSRLVPIKDQENLKIPRLELLGVLIGSRLIQYVLKFIDFNITKQVLWTDS, from the coding sequence ATGGAAGAAATACTCTTAAATCGTTTGTCCACTTTTGTCAAAGAAGTGAAATCTCTCTCGGATCAAGCTCTCAATTTATGTCAAACTCttcatgaaaatgatgaaaactTAGAATCAGCAAGGATTGTTAGGTCTAAATTGAAAGCAATTTTATCTCGGTTTACCAcggaattatataattatttcaaaatttgtaACGACCCTAATCCAGACGAGATATCAGATTTGACTAATGATCAACTTCGAGGTGAAGAAAATTTAGCAGAGCTAGAGGCAAGATTAGCCATGAAGAGTGAGAAGTCAGTGATGTTACCTCAGCCAAGTGATTATTCATCATACAGCAAACTACCAGATTTGCATTTACCAGAGTTTAGTGGTAATTTGCTTGAATGGCACCAATTTTGGGATCAGTTCACATCAAACATGAACCGAAGAAAATTGAATGATGTCGACAAGTTGCTGTATCTCAAAAGTTCTCTCAAAGGAGATGCTGCTAGACTTATAGATGGACTTGAAACAACAAATCGAAATTATCAGATTGCTGTCAATACTTTAAAGGCTCGATATGGGAAAGAAAATGAAATTGTATATGCGCATCATAACGCTCTAAAGAAAATCAAGCGAGCGGAAAAGATGGAGGATTGTAAAGGAACGTTGGATGAGATAGAACGACATCTCCGAGTACTTCAATCTATGGGAGAAAATACCAATTCCAATCAAATGCGATTTCTTATTATGGAAAAGTTTCCAACTGAGATTatctatgaaatgaaaataagatTGGACTCTGACCGGACAGAGTCAGTCGAAGACATATTGACACAACTTTCAAGAGTGATCTCAGTTAAAGAGGAAGCACGAATGATAACTCAGGAAAGTACCATGGAAGGAGCGCCACAATACACTGTGGAAACTTTACATGTAAAGGAAACTGTTCTTCAAAACAAAGGACATTCTTCTAAGATGAATAATACTAATGAATTCAAACATAATAAAGGCCGTTGGAACAATTTTAAACCTAAAGTGAACAATAGGTATCAGAGAGAGAAAACCTTCTCAACTAAAAGAAAATTTGAAACAGAAAGAAGTGGTTATAGCAAATTtactaaagaaaagaaaagaagatgGTCATGTATTTTCTGTGGGGAACACCATAACAATAAAGATTGTACCAAAGCAAGAACCATTGAAGAAAGGAAAGCTAGATTGAGAggtagatgttttatttgttttaaaccAGGACACATAATGCGTAAATGCACAGTAAAAAGGAAATGTGAATTTTGTGAGAAACAAGGGTCTCATCATCAATCGTTATGTCCTAGTAAATTTCAAGAAAAACCGGAACAGAAAGGATCAACCAGCACTAGTGTAATGCACACCAGTAGAAAGGGAACTACTTTATTGCAGACTGCGGTGGTTGAAGTTCGAGGATATGGTAATAATACAAAACTATGTCGAATTCTAATGGATTGTGGTAGTCAAAGGAGCTATATCACTGAAAGGATTGCCAAGGATTTGAATCTTCCAGTTGAAGAGCAAAATAATCTTTCAATATTTACGTTTGGAGCACAGAAGCCCAAGGAAATAGAAAGTCCATTAGTTAAAGTAAGGTTAGTTACACAGAGTAAAGCGATTAGGACTGTATGTGCCAACGTAGTACCTTCAATATCTCAGGGAGTTCCACATCCAGAAGAGGACTTACTTGACTGCAAGATCAAGGAAAATTACATCTTAGCAGATAATGGTACATTGTCAGACAGAGTAGACATTTTACTaggaaatgattattattacacGATTATGTCAACGAAGAAGGTTCGTATTGCAGAAGACTTATACCTCATTGAATCGGAATTCGGATGGATGCTTTCGGGCAAAATTTCAGAGAATAACAACACAGTTGAACAACTGTCAGTATTGACATATTGTCAATCTTCATGTGAAGTCAGACTGAATCAACCAGATCCACCATTAGACAATGGAGACTTAAAACGTTTGTGGGATTTGGAGTCGATTGGAATCACCGATTCACCAAAATTAAGTCGCGATGAAGAAGCTATCAAACACTTCAATGAAACAACTGAGTACAGAGATAACAGATATTATATTAGTTGGCCATGGAACGACTATCCAACAGACTTACCATCTAATTTTGGATTAGCGTTCGGACGTCTAGTAAGTTTAGTTAAAAGATCAGACTCTAAAACTCTAACAATATATGATCAAACATTAAGAGAACAACTGGAAAATGAAATCATTGAAGAAGTCCCAAACACAGAGGAAAAGGATCATCCAATACATTACATACCATTTCATGGAGTGTTGACACCGGGAAAACCTTTGAGAATCGTATACGACGCTTCAGCAAAGACCAAAGATAACAAGAGTTTAAATCAATATCTTTATTGTGGACCACTATTATTAGAAGATTTAACAGGATTActaattaaatttagatgttaTAAGGTTGGAATAACAGCTGATGTTGAAAAGGCATTTCTACAAATTGGACTTAAAGAACAGGACAGAGATGTCACAAGATTTCTATGGttaaaagataccaaaaaaccAGTAACAAAAGATAATCTTCTTTACCTTAGATTCACTCGCGTTCCATTTGGAATAATATCCAGcccatttattttaaatgctaCAATCAAACATCATCTGATGAACGccaaaaataaaagtgttagaaAATTAGCAAATGACATTTATGTAGACAACGTTGTGACTGGAGCCAACACTGCAAAGGAAGTCGAAGAGTTATATAGAAACTCAAAGGAGGCATTCCAAGAAATCTCAATGAACTTGAGACAATGGAGTTCTAATTCAACGGATTTCATACAACAAATACCTGATTGTTGTCCAGAAGAGATAGTAAAAGTATTGGGTCTAGACTGGCATATAAAGGATGATACATTACACTTGAGGACcaacaaaattataaacaatGCTAATACCAAAAGAGGTATTCTGAAAAGCGTTGCATCTTATTTCGATCCATGTGGATTTATAGTTCCCACTCTGTTAGCTGCTAAAATCTTACTGCAGGACCTGTGgaagatgaaaataaaatggGACTCACCATTACCCAAGGATATCGTTGAAAAATGGAAGGATATTCAAGAAGACTTGGAAGGAGTCAAGGAAATAAGTTTAGCTAGATGCTATATGAAGAATCCTCAATGTAACGACTTTGAAATTCATTGTTTCACGGACTCTTCAACAAGAGCCTATGCAGCTGTAGTTTATATCGTTGGAAATGATCAGAAAAGTTTTGTTATTGGAAAATCGAGATTAGTACCGATAAAAGACCAAGAAAATCTAAAAATCCCTCGTTTAGAGCT